A single window of Streptomyces sp. NBC_00464 DNA harbors:
- a CDS encoding DedA family protein: protein MLESVGALTGSPWIYVVVALSVLLDVFLPVLPSGVLVITAATAAAAGTTGVAADAAGAARHVTEVPSVLALILCAATASVLGDLVAYRLAWRGGERLDRAIARSRRLTSAQERLGAALSRGGGALVVIARFAPAGRSVVSLGAGASHRDVKEFLPWSAVAGVAWAAYSVGLGYFGAHWLGASWLGTALSVLALFVAGAFAALLMKRPAAAAAAASAPVPTAS from the coding sequence GTGCTCGAGAGTGTGGGTGCGCTGACCGGCAGCCCATGGATCTACGTCGTGGTCGCCCTCTCCGTGCTGCTGGACGTCTTCCTCCCCGTGCTGCCGAGCGGGGTCCTCGTGATCACGGCCGCCACGGCCGCCGCCGCGGGCACCACCGGCGTGGCGGCCGACGCCGCGGGCGCGGCCCGTCACGTGACCGAGGTCCCCTCGGTCCTGGCCCTCATCCTCTGCGCGGCCACCGCCTCGGTCCTCGGCGACCTCGTCGCGTACCGGCTGGCCTGGCGCGGCGGCGAGCGCCTGGACCGCGCCATCGCCCGGTCGCGCCGTCTCACCTCGGCGCAGGAACGTCTCGGCGCCGCCCTGAGCCGCGGCGGCGGGGCCCTCGTGGTCATCGCACGCTTCGCACCGGCCGGGCGGTCGGTCGTCTCGCTGGGCGCGGGTGCCTCGCACCGCGACGTGAAGGAATTCCTGCCCTGGTCCGCCGTTGCAGGCGTGGCCTGGGCCGCCTACAGCGTGGGCCTCGGCTACTTCGGCGCACACTGGCTCGGCGCGAGCTGGCTGGGCACGGCCCTCTCGGTCCTGGCCCTGTTCGTCGCGGGGGCGTTCGCCGCACTCCTGATGAAGCGCCCCGCGGCAGCCGCGGCCGCCGCCTCCGCCCCGGTCCCTACGGCGTCCTGA
- a CDS encoding DoxX family protein, with protein MYTRLNQAQPYALALFRIVVGLLFACHGAASLFGILGGAMGGGSIPAGTWPGWYAAVIQLVGGGLVVLGLGTRIAALVSSGSMAYAYFKVHQPEALFPLENGGEPSAVYCWAFLLLVFTGPGALALDRLFTSRTTAKSDQDRAPEPSSPVAV; from the coding sequence ATGTACACACGCCTGAACCAAGCCCAGCCCTATGCCCTCGCGCTCTTCCGCATCGTCGTAGGCCTGCTCTTCGCCTGCCACGGTGCCGCCTCGCTCTTCGGCATCCTCGGCGGCGCCATGGGCGGCGGCTCCATACCCGCCGGCACCTGGCCCGGCTGGTACGCGGCGGTCATCCAGCTCGTCGGCGGCGGCCTCGTGGTGCTGGGCCTCGGCACCCGTATCGCCGCGCTCGTCTCGTCCGGCTCCATGGCGTACGCGTACTTCAAGGTCCACCAGCCCGAGGCCCTCTTCCCCCTGGAGAACGGCGGCGAGCCCTCGGCCGTCTACTGCTGGGCCTTCCTGCTGCTCGTCTTCACCGGCCCCGGCGCCCTGGCCCTGGACCGGCTGTTCACGTCCCGCACCACCGCGAAGAGCGATCAGGACCGCGCACCCGAGCCGAGCTCCCCGGTCGCCGTCTGA
- a CDS encoding alkaline phosphatase D family protein, with protein MAGLRLGPLLRYVDWETATTATVWVEADRPCTAQVRCADGASGSSRTFAVAGHHYALVVVSGLTPGSTTPYEVLLDDRTVWPPEEYPFPPSTITTPSVPTSADDGETAGPATVRVAFGSCRWAAPPADGHLPGRTDPVGPDALDTLAARLAADPDAVRPDVLLLLGDQVYADETSEATRRRLAARRDLNEPPGAEVADYDEYTVLYDESWRDPEVRWLLSTVPSSMIFDDHDVIDDWNTSAAWLAGVRATSWWHERIVSGLMSYWVYQHLGNLSPADIAADPLHTAVHATEDATEAVRRFAAEAAADPTRTRWSYRRIFGRVRLLMVDSRTARVLDEQERAMLHPQEAAWLREEALAAPGSCDHLLIGTSLPWLLPPLIHDAEQWSAALCRGERGGPDGRWARVGEFLRQRSDLEHWAAFPESFGWLTELIREVAEGPEAPATVCVLSGDVHHAYIAEPAPSAPAPGSTPTARVLQLTCSPVHNSIPAPLRGGFRFAWSRAGRLLGRLLARHGRTGTPSVRWRRTGGPWFGNQLMTLNLSGRKAALSLVQAKSRKSGTVLELAFDRSLTDDAPSIFSQSTKR; from the coding sequence ATGGCCGGCCTGCGCCTGGGACCACTGCTGCGGTACGTCGACTGGGAGACCGCCACCACCGCCACCGTCTGGGTCGAGGCCGACCGGCCGTGCACGGCCCAAGTCCGGTGCGCGGACGGGGCGTCGGGATCGTCCCGCACCTTCGCGGTCGCCGGGCACCACTACGCCCTGGTCGTGGTGAGCGGACTGACCCCCGGGTCCACCACCCCGTACGAGGTCCTGCTCGACGACCGCACGGTGTGGCCGCCCGAGGAGTACCCGTTCCCGCCGAGCACGATCACCACCCCGTCCGTACCCACCTCGGCGGACGACGGCGAAACGGCCGGACCCGCAACGGTCCGGGTCGCGTTCGGCTCCTGCCGCTGGGCGGCGCCGCCCGCCGACGGCCACCTGCCGGGCCGCACCGACCCCGTCGGCCCGGACGCCCTGGACACCCTCGCCGCGCGCCTCGCCGCCGACCCCGACGCCGTACGCCCCGACGTCCTGCTGCTCCTGGGCGACCAGGTGTACGCGGACGAGACCTCCGAGGCCACCCGCCGCAGGCTGGCCGCCCGGCGCGATCTGAACGAGCCGCCGGGGGCGGAGGTGGCGGACTACGACGAATACACCGTCCTGTACGACGAGTCGTGGCGCGACCCCGAGGTGCGGTGGCTGCTCTCGACGGTCCCCAGCAGCATGATCTTCGACGATCACGACGTCATCGACGACTGGAACACCAGCGCCGCCTGGCTGGCCGGCGTCCGCGCCACGTCCTGGTGGCACGAGCGGATCGTCAGCGGGCTGATGTCGTACTGGGTCTACCAGCACCTGGGCAACCTCTCCCCCGCCGACATCGCCGCGGACCCACTGCACACGGCGGTGCACGCCACCGAGGACGCCACGGAAGCGGTGCGCCGCTTCGCCGCCGAGGCCGCCGCCGATCCCACCCGCACCCGCTGGAGCTACCGACGCATTTTCGGCCGAGTACGACTGCTCATGGTCGACAGCCGCACGGCCCGGGTGCTCGACGAACAGGAGCGGGCGATGCTCCACCCGCAGGAGGCAGCGTGGCTGCGCGAGGAGGCGCTCGCCGCCCCCGGTTCCTGCGACCACCTCCTGATCGGGACCTCGCTGCCGTGGCTGCTGCCGCCCCTGATCCATGACGCCGAACAGTGGAGCGCCGCGCTGTGCCGGGGCGAGCGGGGCGGGCCGGACGGCCGCTGGGCGCGCGTCGGCGAGTTCCTGCGACAGCGCTCCGACCTGGAGCATTGGGCGGCGTTCCCCGAGTCGTTCGGGTGGCTGACGGAGCTGATCCGGGAGGTGGCCGAGGGGCCGGAGGCGCCCGCGACGGTATGCGTGCTGTCGGGCGATGTGCACCACGCGTACATCGCGGAGCCCGCCCCGTCCGCTCCGGCCCCCGGCAGCACGCCGACGGCCCGCGTCCTGCAACTGACCTGCTCTCCCGTGCACAACTCCATACCCGCCCCGCTCAGGGGTGGCTTCCGTTTCGCCTGGAGCCGGGCGGGACGGCTGCTCGGCCGGCTGCTGGCGCGGCACGGGCGCACCGGAACGCCGTCGGTGCGGTGGCGCAGGACGGGCGGACCGTGGTTCGGCAATCAGCTGATGACACTGAACTTGAGTGGCCGGAAAGCCGCGTTGTCATTGGTTCAGGCCAAGTCGAGGAAGTCGGGGACCGTGCTGGAGCTGGCCTTCGATCGCTCGCTGACCGATGACGCTCCGTCGATTTTCAGCCAGTCGACAAAACGTTGA
- a CDS encoding HNH endonuclease family protein — translation MSGVYARRIAVLAASAALAATTGLLTAPSAQAAMPTPVSASTARTYLSELTVQAEGSSTGYSRDKFPHWITQSGACNTREVVLKRDGTNVSQDSSCAAVSGSWYSEYDGATWTAASDLDIDHMVPLAEAWRSGASSWTNAQRQAYANDLTRPQLIAVTDNVNQSKSDQDPATWLPSRTAYKCTYVRAWVHVKHYYDLTVDSAEKSALQSVLNGC, via the coding sequence ATGTCAGGTGTCTACGCGCGTCGCATAGCCGTCCTCGCCGCATCCGCCGCCCTCGCCGCAACCACCGGACTGCTCACCGCCCCCAGCGCCCAGGCGGCCATGCCCACCCCGGTCTCCGCATCCACCGCCCGCACGTATCTGAGCGAGCTGACCGTGCAGGCGGAGGGCTCGTCCACCGGATACAGCAGGGACAAGTTCCCGCACTGGATCACCCAGTCGGGCGCCTGCAACACCCGCGAGGTCGTCCTGAAGCGCGACGGGACGAACGTCTCGCAGGACTCCAGCTGCGCCGCCGTCAGCGGCAGTTGGTACTCGGAGTACGACGGGGCCACCTGGACGGCCGCCTCCGATCTGGACATCGACCACATGGTCCCGCTGGCCGAGGCCTGGCGCTCGGGCGCCTCCAGCTGGACCAACGCCCAACGGCAGGCATACGCCAACGACCTGACCCGTCCTCAGCTCATCGCGGTCACCGACAACGTCAACCAGTCCAAGAGCGACCAGGACCCCGCGACCTGGCTCCCCTCCCGCACCGCGTACAAGTGCACGTACGTGCGCGCCTGGGTGCACGTGAAGCACTACTACGACCTGACCGTCGACTCGGCCGAGAAGAGCGCCCTGCAGTCCGTGCTCAACGGCTGCTGA
- a CDS encoding ABC transporter permease, whose protein sequence is MLLPVNITLGVVLALLLAAAAAVARFASLGRSREIVVAGLRAAVQLAVVSSLIGWVVHALAPMFAFIALMYAVAVWTAGRRVTGNRTWRWAAVPIGVGVAPVVVVLLLTGLVPVRGIALIPVTGILIGGALTATVLGGRRALDELSTRRGEVEAAMALGFLDRDARLEIARPAASDALLPGLDQTRTVGLVTLPGAFVGMLLGGASPVQAGAVQLFVLVALMAVQAAAVATVLELVARGWLHREPTERSDAVH, encoded by the coding sequence GTGCTGCTTCCGGTCAACATCACGCTCGGCGTCGTCCTGGCGCTGCTGCTCGCGGCGGCCGCCGCCGTCGCCCGGTTCGCGTCCCTCGGCCGGTCGCGCGAGATCGTCGTGGCCGGGCTGCGGGCCGCGGTCCAGCTCGCCGTGGTCTCCTCGCTGATCGGCTGGGTGGTCCACGCCCTGGCGCCGATGTTCGCGTTCATCGCGCTGATGTACGCCGTGGCCGTGTGGACCGCCGGCCGCCGCGTCACGGGAAACCGCACGTGGCGGTGGGCGGCCGTGCCGATCGGGGTGGGGGTCGCACCGGTGGTGGTCGTGCTGCTGCTCACCGGACTTGTCCCGGTCCGGGGCATCGCCCTGATCCCGGTGACCGGAATCCTCATCGGGGGCGCGCTGACCGCCACGGTGCTCGGCGGCCGGCGGGCGCTGGACGAACTGTCCACGCGGCGGGGGGAGGTGGAGGCGGCGATGGCGCTCGGATTCCTGGACCGCGACGCCCGGCTGGAGATCGCCCGGCCCGCGGCGTCGGACGCGCTGCTGCCGGGGCTCGATCAGACGCGCACGGTGGGGCTCGTCACCCTGCCCGGGGCCTTCGTGGGCATGCTGCTGGGCGGCGCCTCACCGGTACAGGCGGGCGCCGTACAGCTGTTCGTGCTGGTGGCCCTGATGGCCGTACAGGCGGCGGCCGTCGCGACCGTGCTGGAACTCGTGGCGCGGGGGTGGCTGCACCGCGAGCCGACGGAGAGGTCGGACGCGGTGCACTGA
- a CDS encoding HAD-IA family hydrolase, whose protein sequence is MPATVLTAHALLLDMDGTLVNSDAVVERCWRRWALRQGLDPEAALKVVHGRQGYATMAVLLPGRPMEQNHADNRVMLAEETADTDGVVPIGGAAAFMDAIATLPHALVTSADMALARARMTAAGLRMPELRVTAESVGASKPDPEGFLKGAAGLGFAPADCIVFEDSEAGIAAGRAAGMRVVGVGPRAAALSPDAHVDDLSQIRVEAAADGSVVLHISA, encoded by the coding sequence ATGCCGGCCACCGTCCTCACCGCCCACGCACTCCTCCTCGACATGGACGGAACGCTGGTGAACTCCGACGCCGTCGTGGAGCGCTGCTGGCGGCGCTGGGCGCTGCGGCAGGGCCTGGACCCGGAGGCGGCCCTCAAGGTGGTCCACGGCCGGCAGGGGTACGCCACGATGGCGGTGCTCCTCCCGGGCCGCCCGATGGAGCAGAACCACGCGGACAACCGGGTGATGCTCGCCGAGGAGACCGCCGACACCGACGGCGTCGTCCCGATCGGGGGCGCCGCCGCGTTCATGGACGCGATCGCCACGCTCCCGCACGCCCTGGTCACCTCGGCCGACATGGCTCTGGCCCGGGCCCGGATGACCGCGGCGGGGCTGCGGATGCCGGAACTGCGGGTCACCGCCGAGAGCGTCGGCGCCAGCAAGCCGGACCCCGAGGGCTTCCTCAAGGGCGCGGCCGGACTCGGCTTCGCACCGGCGGACTGCATCGTCTTCGAGGACTCCGAGGCGGGCATCGCGGCCGGCCGGGCGGCGGGCATGCGCGTCGTGGGCGTCGGCCCACGCGCGGCGGCGCTCTCCCCCGACGCCCACGTCGACGACCTGTCGCAGATCCGGGTGGAAGCGGCGGCGGACGGCTCGGTCGTACTGCACATCAGCGCGTGA
- a CDS encoding peptidoglycan-binding domain-containing protein, protein MTGHICPECGTDNRPGTGPHCACAPRAAHGGAGPQHHAGQYGMTGQVQTGHDAGFTEQTAGQLDDRGRAAEQQRITEQHHAERSAEMAAAEDFDPLRIRPYVTLGGEDAMAAASGPSQGQHLPGGQPGDAATTMPLFLDPAGPGPLPDAMDPGDAAGFTDTALVTAGPDPVQPRRRRPFAALVAGAAVVTVVGAAAFVGGLFNGDRSQEADLDQALPSTVASLPEDSVEPSVSASASAAPSPSRPASGSPSASASASASASPSPSASASRSASASPSRSAAASSPAATAESSNPPALAPPAQSPSGPTLQRGDDGPEVDELQRRLQEAWVLAQGPIDDDYSERVEKAVHDFQIWWNVQGDPDGVYGPNTRSKLEGATTGRGRH, encoded by the coding sequence ATGACCGGACATATATGCCCGGAGTGCGGTACGGACAACAGACCGGGCACCGGCCCGCACTGCGCCTGCGCTCCACGCGCGGCCCACGGTGGCGCCGGACCGCAGCACCATGCCGGGCAGTACGGCATGACCGGGCAGGTGCAGACCGGTCACGACGCCGGCTTCACGGAGCAGACCGCCGGGCAGCTCGACGACCGGGGGCGGGCCGCCGAGCAGCAGCGCATCACGGAACAGCACCACGCCGAGCGGTCGGCGGAAATGGCGGCGGCGGAGGACTTCGACCCGCTGCGCATCCGGCCGTACGTGACGCTGGGCGGCGAGGACGCGATGGCGGCCGCATCCGGCCCCTCCCAGGGACAGCACCTGCCGGGCGGTCAGCCGGGGGACGCCGCCACGACGATGCCGCTGTTCCTGGATCCGGCGGGGCCGGGCCCGCTGCCGGACGCGATGGACCCGGGCGATGCGGCCGGCTTCACCGACACCGCACTCGTGACGGCCGGCCCGGACCCCGTACAGCCACGCCGCCGCCGGCCCTTCGCGGCGCTGGTCGCGGGGGCGGCCGTCGTCACGGTGGTCGGCGCGGCGGCCTTCGTGGGCGGGCTGTTCAACGGGGACAGAAGCCAGGAGGCCGACCTGGACCAGGCGCTGCCCTCCACGGTGGCCAGCCTCCCCGAGGACAGCGTCGAGCCGTCGGTCTCCGCCTCGGCGTCCGCCGCCCCGTCACCCTCACGGCCGGCGTCCGGCTCACCCTCCGCCTCGGCCTCGGCGTCCGCCTCCGCGTCACCGTCCCCGTCCGCCTCGGCGTCCCGTTCCGCGTCGGCGTCCCCGTCACGGTCGGCCGCCGCCTCGTCCCCGGCGGCCACGGCGGAGAGCAGCAACCCCCCGGCGCTGGCGCCGCCCGCCCAGTCACCGAGCGGCCCGACGCTGCAGCGCGGCGACGACGGCCCGGAGGTGGACGAACTGCAGCGCCGGCTCCAGGAGGCCTGGGTGCTCGCGCAGGGCCCCATCGACGACGACTACTCGGAGCGGGTCGAGAAGGCCGTGCACGACTTCCAGATCTGGTGGAACGTCCAGGGCGACCCGGACGGGGTCTACGGGCCGAACACCCGGAGCAAGCTGGAAGGCGCCACAACGGGCCGGGGGCGCCACTGA
- a CDS encoding MDR family MFS transporter yields the protein MAQQLSPPAPAPGTDHSKRSVLVAIGALLLGMLLAALDQTIVSTALPTIVSDLGGLEHLSWVVTAYLLASTAATPLWGKLGDQYGRKRLFQIAIVIFLIGSALCGIAQNMPQLIGFRALQGLGGGGLMVLSMAIVGDLVSPRERGKYQGLFGAVFGATSVLGPLLGGLFTEHLSWRWVFYINLPIGVVALAVIAAVLHIPVRRTKHTIDYLGTFLIASVATCLVLVASLGGTTWAWGSAQIIGLAVLSVVLLIAFVYVERRAAEPVLPLKLFRIRTFSLVAVISFVVGFAMFGAMTYLPTFLQVVHGITPTMSGVHMLPMVFGLLITSTVSGQIVSRTGRWKVFPVVGTGLTAIGLLLLHRLTETSPTWEMSIYFFVFGAGLGLVMQVLVLVVQNAVSYQDLGVATSGATFFRSIGASFGVAIFGTIFTNRLTDKLGSALADRPLPPGVSAEGLAADPRAIGQLPPSLQQPVLNAYSTSITDVFLYAAPVVLIAFVFAWLLKEDKLRGSVTAPDSTETLASNPVERSSYDECARALSVLATREGRREVYEKITERAGYDLLPAASWMLLRIKRHGTVEPARLADVAPVPLRVISDAARQLEERGLARRVGVQMVLTETGAEAVVKLARAREDSLAELLGDWWGPDRPTDLVALVSELTAETSGSSKERPHSPEPKRDHAAGHPHERPT from the coding sequence ATGGCCCAGCAGTTGAGCCCACCGGCCCCGGCCCCCGGCACCGACCACTCCAAGCGGTCGGTCCTGGTGGCCATCGGCGCACTGCTTCTCGGCATGCTCCTCGCCGCACTCGACCAGACCATCGTCTCCACCGCGCTGCCGACCATCGTCAGCGATCTCGGCGGTCTGGAGCACCTGTCGTGGGTGGTCACGGCCTATCTGCTGGCGTCGACCGCCGCGACTCCGCTCTGGGGCAAGCTCGGCGACCAGTACGGCCGCAAAAGGCTCTTCCAGATCGCCATCGTCATCTTCCTGATCGGCTCGGCCCTCTGCGGCATCGCCCAGAACATGCCGCAGCTGATCGGCTTCCGCGCCCTCCAGGGGCTCGGCGGCGGCGGGCTGATGGTGCTGTCGATGGCGATCGTCGGCGACCTCGTCTCCCCGCGTGAACGCGGCAAGTACCAGGGCCTGTTCGGAGCCGTGTTCGGTGCGACGAGCGTCCTCGGGCCCCTTCTCGGCGGTCTCTTCACCGAGCACCTCAGCTGGCGCTGGGTCTTCTACATCAACCTCCCCATCGGGGTCGTCGCCCTGGCCGTCATCGCCGCCGTGCTGCACATCCCGGTCCGCCGGACGAAGCACACCATCGACTACCTCGGCACCTTCCTCATCGCCTCGGTCGCCACCTGCCTGGTCCTCGTCGCCTCGCTCGGCGGCACCACCTGGGCCTGGGGATCGGCGCAGATCATCGGCCTCGCCGTCCTCAGCGTGGTGCTGCTGATCGCCTTCGTGTACGTGGAGCGGCGCGCGGCCGAGCCCGTCCTGCCGCTGAAGCTGTTCCGGATCAGGACCTTCAGCCTCGTCGCGGTGATCAGCTTCGTCGTCGGCTTCGCGATGTTCGGTGCGATGACCTATCTGCCGACGTTCCTCCAGGTGGTGCACGGCATCACGCCGACGATGTCCGGCGTCCACATGCTCCCCATGGTGTTCGGTCTGCTCATCACCTCGACCGTGTCCGGCCAGATCGTCAGCCGTACGGGCCGCTGGAAGGTCTTCCCGGTCGTCGGCACCGGTCTCACCGCGATCGGCCTGCTGCTGCTGCACCGGCTCACGGAGACCAGCCCCACCTGGGAGATGAGCATCTACTTCTTCGTCTTCGGTGCGGGGCTCGGCCTGGTGATGCAGGTTCTGGTCCTGGTCGTGCAGAACGCCGTCTCGTACCAGGACCTCGGCGTCGCCACCTCGGGCGCGACCTTCTTCCGCTCCATCGGAGCCTCGTTCGGCGTCGCGATCTTCGGCACCATCTTCACCAACCGGCTCACCGACAAGCTCGGCTCCGCCCTCGCCGACCGGCCGCTGCCGCCCGGGGTCAGCGCCGAGGGGCTGGCCGCCGACCCGCGCGCCATCGGCCAGCTGCCCCCCTCGCTCCAGCAGCCCGTACTCAACGCGTACTCGACATCGATCACCGATGTGTTCCTGTACGCCGCCCCCGTCGTCCTGATCGCCTTCGTCTTCGCCTGGCTGCTCAAGGAGGACAAGCTGCGCGGCTCGGTGACCGCCCCCGACTCCACCGAGACGCTGGCGTCGAACCCGGTCGAGCGGTCCTCGTACGACGAGTGCGCACGCGCGCTCTCGGTCCTCGCCACGCGGGAGGGCCGCCGTGAGGTCTACGAGAAGATCACCGAGCGGGCCGGGTACGACCTGTTGCCGGCCGCCAGCTGGATGCTGCTGCGCATCAAACGGCACGGCACCGTCGAACCGGCCCGGCTCGCGGACGTCGCCCCCGTCCCGCTGCGGGTGATCAGTGACGCCGCCCGGCAACTGGAGGAGCGCGGCCTGGCCCGCCGGGTGGGGGTGCAGATGGTGCTCACCGAAACGGGCGCCGAGGCCGTCGTGAAGCTCGCGCGGGCCCGTGAGGACTCCCTGGCCGAGCTGCTGGGCGACTGGTGGGGGCCCGACCGGCCGACCGACCTGGTCGCCCTGGTGTCGGAACTGACGGCGGAGACCAGCGGGTCGAGCAAGGAGCGCCCGCACAGCCCGGAGCCCAAGCGGGACCATGCGGCCGGACACCCGCACGAGCGTCCGACGTAG
- a CDS encoding GNAT family N-acetyltransferase, whose product MTWTVSPERFDSPDAALLRRDYYDEVASRYWGRPATVAEIDEGLTDDGAERLVPPTGEFVVGRFEGKATACAGLIVLDADIAELTRVYVRPDARGTGGGGLLLAAIEDLARAFGVRQIRLDTRNDLVEARGLYAKHGYREVPAFHRRQYAEHWFAKEL is encoded by the coding sequence ATGACCTGGACCGTGAGCCCCGAACGTTTCGACTCCCCGGATGCCGCCCTGTTGCGCCGGGACTACTACGACGAGGTCGCCAGCCGTTACTGGGGGCGGCCCGCGACGGTGGCGGAGATCGACGAGGGGCTCACCGACGACGGCGCCGAGCGCCTCGTCCCGCCGACCGGCGAGTTCGTCGTCGGCCGCTTCGAGGGCAAGGCGACGGCCTGTGCCGGGCTGATCGTGCTGGACGCGGACATCGCGGAGCTGACCCGGGTCTACGTCCGCCCCGACGCGCGCGGCACGGGCGGTGGCGGGCTGCTGCTCGCGGCGATCGAGGACCTGGCGCGGGCCTTCGGCGTGCGGCAGATCCGGCTCGACACCCGTAACGACCTGGTCGAGGCGCGCGGACTGTACGCCAAGCACGGCTACCGCGAGGTCCCGGCCTTCCACCGCCGCCAGTACGCGGAGCACTGGTTCGCCAAGGAACTGTAG
- a CDS encoding DUF2330 domain-containing protein, whose amino-acid sequence MVFSLQIGSLIAPAYACGCGAMVVDRDSRVSVDRETSVVGWDGNTEQIVMRLTVRGNAPEAAWIMPVPHRATVELGDASLFSELQTLTAPVTATRHYFWPRAKDWPFGGSDHGSGDGAAAPAAAAPVEVVGRERLGPFDVARLAATDPAALEGWLKENGFELPDRLATALRPYVEQKWEYVAVRLAPQESGRPLSGDLDPLRLRFASDRLVYPMRLSRLAATPQSLGLYVLAAHRMEPRGTIGGRQPVVTYAGRVDTGREEGAYGALDALTGGKPVFVTAIDQSFPRPELIDGDHELRAAAADTPYRTTYYRDKLLTVGGIPAWVLSLLGGAVVVVAALLLVVRARGRRPVTPPPPVVVPPPLG is encoded by the coding sequence ATGGTGTTCTCGCTGCAGATCGGCTCGCTGATCGCACCGGCCTACGCGTGTGGTTGCGGGGCGATGGTCGTGGACCGCGACAGCCGGGTGTCGGTCGACCGGGAGACGTCCGTCGTCGGCTGGGACGGCAACACCGAGCAGATCGTGATGCGGCTCACCGTGCGCGGGAACGCCCCCGAGGCCGCCTGGATCATGCCCGTGCCGCACCGGGCCACGGTCGAGCTCGGTGACGCCTCGCTCTTCTCCGAGCTCCAAACCCTCACCGCACCGGTGACCGCCACACGCCACTACTTCTGGCCACGTGCGAAGGACTGGCCGTTCGGTGGTTCGGACCACGGGTCCGGGGACGGTGCCGCCGCTCCCGCGGCCGCCGCGCCGGTCGAGGTGGTGGGCCGGGAACGGCTCGGGCCGTTCGACGTGGCCCGGCTGGCCGCGACCGATCCCGCCGCGCTGGAGGGCTGGCTGAAGGAGAACGGCTTCGAACTTCCGGACCGGCTCGCGACGGCACTGCGCCCCTACGTCGAGCAGAAGTGGGAGTACGTGGCCGTGCGCCTGGCTCCCCAGGAGTCCGGCCGCCCGCTGAGCGGCGATCTCGACCCGCTGCGGCTGCGTTTCGCCAGCGACCGGCTGGTCTACCCGATGCGCCTGTCCCGGCTCGCCGCGACGCCGCAGTCCCTGGGTCTGTACGTGCTCGCCGCGCACCGCATGGAGCCGCGCGGCACCATCGGCGGACGGCAGCCCGTGGTGACGTACGCGGGACGGGTGGACACCGGCCGGGAGGAGGGTGCGTACGGGGCGCTCGACGCGCTGACGGGTGGGAAGCCGGTGTTCGTCACGGCCATCGACCAGTCGTTCCCGCGGCCGGAGCTGATCGACGGGGACCACGAGCTGCGGGCGGCCGCCGCGGACACCCCGTACCGGACCACGTACTACCGGGACAAGCTGCTGACGGTGGGCGGCATCCCGGCCTGGGTGCTGTCGCTGCTCGGTGGAGCGGTGGTGGTGGTCGCGGCCCTGCTGCTGGTGGTGCGGGCGCGGGGGCGGCGTCCGGTGACACCGCCCCCGCCGGTCGTCGTGCCACCGCCACTGGGGTGA